taatacCTAAGTATACTCGTATGTGTGAAAAATTGCTAATACCCACTATATAGCGCCTTACAAATGTAGTTTCGagttaaatacataggtaccatAGCATATGGCCAGACAGAGGGGCAGTCGGACTAGATGAAACTATTCTGCTATCGACTTCAGCTATCAGGATTCCGTTTTTCATCAATGTTGTTTTCGAAACCCTCAATACACAGCATACTTACTGAAATGCAATTATGTTGGAAGCATTTGACGAGTAGACAAATGTTGGGCATTTACAGATGTTTAGTACTAGTGGAGGACTCTGTGATGTTCACCGGGCTGTGCTTCGCAGTGCGAGGCGCGGCCGCGCTCGGCGCCAGCGCGTACTCCACGGCGAGCTACGTGTTCGTGGTGAACGTGTTCCCGGACTCTATAGGGTCGGTGCTGGGCATCCTAGAGACCTTCGTCGGCATCGGCATGTCCGTGGGCCCCGCCATCGGAAGTTTGCTCTATTCGGTATGGATATACGAGTCAACAGGCCAGTTAACCCATTTCCAGGCATAGTACGATTTTTCTACCACATACGTGTCAATTTAATGTTAACCTTAGCAATCCGATTTAAGGTTTAAATTATATTGATGCGTGTTTCAGGAAATGTGACTCGTCTTCAAACGAATCACCAAAACGTAACTATTTGGAATACATTTCGATTTTTTGGAAACGTAGGGAATAACTGGGTCCTTGATACAATTTTGGCAAGGATACTTACCAAAATTTAAGAAACGTCTTGTCTAAAATTTTGATACACATTGTTTCAGTTAGATCGGGGGCTTCGGGCTTCCATTTTACAGTATTGGAATTATCATGGTGTTGATCGTACCCATTAATTGCCTGTTACTGACAGACTGCGAAGGTATGTCGGTTTATTACGATTGTTTCACTTTTACGCCTTAAAAATGACCAGTTAGCTTTTATTGCTTGTTTGTTTGCTACTACAGTTCTATACTCTTTCAGAAATAGTGACGGGATCAAAATCAGCATCTGTGATGGGGTTGTTTAAGATCCCGTCGATAATGGTGACGGGTCTGGTGATCGTGGTGGCGTCCAACACGTGGGCCTTCCTCGACCCCACGCTGGAGCCGCACATGAGGCAGCTGGGCCTCACTACCAACCAGATCGGACTTGTGTTTCTGTTGTTCTCCAGTCTTTATGGAATATTTAGCCCCATTTGGGGATGGGTGGCGGATCGGTAAGCACTAAGTAATAGCAATAATATATAAAGTTaccgagtgggacccacggaacaccatcgatggtgcaggtcggggttcaggcagaccgaaaaggagatggcgggacgacttggacgcattttatccggattggccGGAGGGTGCAagcgacagggttgagtggaggaaaggaggggaggcctttggccagcagtgggacactaaaccaggctaacaaaaaaataaaaataaagtcaaagctttattatacctatttataataggtacaaaaCTACTACCATGAACTAACTtcaatacatactcgtataatcATAACAGTAAtgagtaaataaatacctaagtaaaatATCATCAGAAAACGCTACTGATTCCTCGAGTTTTTGTTTACCAAAACAATTAAGAGTCCCCAGCAATTTCCCTAGGTCGTTTCACCTTCGCATTaattcccatacaaacggagtttcgttctcattttaaaactacgtgttggattgtaatgaaactttgcacatacaatgatATGAGGTATATTCGTcttgtaattagtttatatatctccagtttataaaacaaatgaaatagagcaaaaacaagtttaatataaaaaacataaaatcactgttttttttttaactatggtatctgaagctacttaaactaattacaggactagatatatcttatcctattgtaagtacaaatatTCAGAGCAATCTAGgtagtcgttttaaaataagagcgaaactacgtttgtatggagaactgAGCTTGCTGGGGCCTCTTAAGTACTTATCTTGAAAacacattatttattaatttaccgTGTTGCTGATGCAGGGTACATAACCACTGGTGCATGATGATTTGGGGGCTGTTCCTGATTACTGTCGGCTTGTTGCTGCTGGGGCCCTGCCCTTACATTCCTGGTCTTCCAACGTAAGCGAACCATCTAAAATATCAGCTCCAATTgccgtttaataaaaaaaaaaagacagaTACTTTTTAAGTGCGACAACATAAACCCACGTTTAAATAATCACACTTTACGCTGGGGCtcctaatacatatatgtttgtattttataatcTAAGTAACAAGTATTCGTTTATTCACATGCACAATATCCaaccttatttaataaatacaaatttttCCTAAGGTCCGTGCTGTGGCTCGACTTGGTGTCTCTCGCGATCCTAAGCGTATCGGTGGCATTAACGCTTTTACCCACCTTCCAAGGAGTTTTAACAAGTTCAATGTAAGTACAGTTTTAATAATGTTAAAGTCATTTAAGTAATGACATCGAGATCAGTCGATTCTAGGAACCACGTGGTACTTATTAGTTATTAGGTTTTACTTGAAGGTAAATACGATGTCAGGAATATAGAGGTAACTTATTATAATTTCATGCAAAACTGCTCCacctagttttattttttaaagtgcACTGCGagatgtaaaatgttagtaATTACAAACAGCAAAACTCTTAACTGTTaagagtgtgggcgatggtacctacatattatgtttTCTCTAGATCAGCTTAGTTCTTGAGTCATCTTTTAGGTTCATATTTAGGTACTAATGTTGATTGCGTAGTTAGTGTTTTGATTTACCTAAGTACAAGTATGCCGGTTTAGGAAAAGTGCGTTCCGTAGttcgcctgtctgtctgtccgtccgttgcTTTGTTCGGTGATCGTTAGTGTTAGAAAGCTGCCATTTGGCATAGGTATATCAATCATGGCAACCAAGTGGTAAAatgaaaactacaaaaaaaaacaggtaCACGTAACGCTTTAACCCTATGGTGTAGGGTGCGATGTCGTTGGATAGTTATcttatgggccattttatttgaagttgtcccctacactttttttttcaaaattgggattttttatgttatttctactcagaatcatgagctcttttgatcctaataggagaaaaaaagtgtcccaagatttccatacatttttcgatctttccattccgaaaccgccatacaaagtctatgaaaaaattctaacggaatgggaaaaaacctttggacacttttttttctcctattaggatagaaagagctcgtgattctgagtagaaataacatataactaaactaactattacggctcagcgacccaaagaggatcttggcctccgaaacgagagcacaccacttttcccgatcctgcgccgttttctgccaattatcggcttgaagctggcgcagatccgcttccacactgtctccccagcggtatctgggccgaccaCCAGTCGGtcccaggtacgccctcttggcagctcggtcctctcccattctcaataggtgaccgaaccagcgaagtctgtgggatttcgtttcgccgatgatattggcataacatagaaataacatataaatacacaaattaaaaaaaaaatgtagggaacaactttaaataaaatggcccttaCACCTtataaatgagcaattcttgattcttgtatatttgttatttatttatatgtatgtatattttgaggatctcagaaacggctctaacgatttcgatgaaatttgctatatgggggttttcaggggcgaaaagtcgatctaactaggtcttatctctgggaaaacgcacatttttgagtatttttatgttttccgagtttccgagcaaagctcggtctcccagatattaaacttttatttaactttccaTGCTAGTTGGTTATACGTGTGTTTCAAATCTTGGTAGCGTTAGAACCACTTCCAGAGTTGAGCTTCACTTTAATTGGGCTTCATTATTTTGAAGTGAAGGAAGCTGATGATGAGGGAGACCGTAGGTGACCTTAACTTAACCTTACCCTTAACAAACGCAACCTCGTTGAGCTTAGGTTGTACCTAGTGTGAAAGAAGTACTCTTCTTCGGCGATATgagtttgtataaaaaaaaatttcagctaCGAAGGCGGTTGCCCGGAGGCGCTGGCCACGTACAGCGCCGTGGCGGGCGTGTGGTCGTGCTGCTACTCACTGGGCGAGGTCTCCGGCCCGGCGATGGGCGGCGCGCTCACGGAGCGCTACGGCTTCGCGCTCAGCGCTACCATCTGCGCTGTAGCTTGCTTCACTGTGGTATATACGGTTCCCACGCAATAGCATACGTAGTATAGAATTTTACACGTAAGTCAGAAGATTTTAAAGGTGGCTCAGCCTCACTGCATGTTACAAACCAGTCGCACGTAGCAGATTTTACCTTGCGGTATTTAACCGCAATAACTTGCGTTGATCCGTTTTAGTCGAGTGGTAAGTAGATCAATGGTAGCGAGGGAATTGATGTgcggttttgttttatttgcagGCAGTGATCGCACTCGCCTTCTTCTCGCTGCGTGAGTCGTCGAAGTGGGCAATGGGGGCGTCGTGCTCGGAGTCGCTGCCGCGCTCCGATTCCACGTGGAGCAGCGGCCACTTCTGCACGCGTAGCGCGCCGGACAGCCGTCTCGACACCTCCCCGCTGCTCACGCCTTGCTCGCGCTCCGAGAGAGGCTGTAAGTAGTCGCGGCCGCGCTCAGACTCCGGTGTACGCAGTGCGTACAACTGCCGCCAAAACACCTCCACGCCGCTCTGCTTACGCACTAAACCTCCgatacctatagttcgttttttttagcattagaaataaggtaaacagtcttgatgtgtcttttaattgaaaaacacattttaaaaataagttacggcaaatatgtaacaattataaatctaatacgatcatttatattcttctgctttcataagtagttactgatttttaaaaagcgttttcaattaaaagacatgtcaagatcgcttaccttctttcaagttctttctaatgctaaaaaaaccggcccagtgcgagtcagactcgcgcacggagggttccgcaccatcaacaaaaaatagagcaaaacaagcaaaaaaaacggtcacccatccaagtactgaccccgcccgacgttgcttaacttcggtcaaaaatcacgtttgttgtatgggagccccacttaaatctttattttattctgtttttattagtatttgttgttatagcggcaagagaaatacatcatctgtgaaaatttcaactgtctagctatcacggttcgtgaaatacagcctggtgacaaacggacggacggacggacagcggagtcttagtaatagggtcccgtttttaccctttgggtacggaaccctaaaaaacgaactatagttcaactcgacaaagtaggtacctatgtcgaTTCACGAAAGCTTTCGTGGATTTTCTATGAAAAACTTGACAGTTCAGTAAAATAATCTCGCGCCTGCACTTATGAAGCTACCTATAACAGGTGTTACGGCACACCTCGACAAGCTTATCTCTAAATTAGTAGATCTTTGTGGTGATCCTTTTATGAAACCCACTTTATTCGTTTTATAAACCCTACTCGTATATGAATGCCTTAAATGATGTATCTAGGTCACATACACACACATCAGTCACATATTTAAAAACTTCCAAAAATATCTACCAACATTTTGCGTGACAGacaccatataaaaatatatacacacCATATATATGCCACCGATGACTTTATTCGTCAGATAAGTGGCGTAGCGACTTGTACATTGTGAAACAGGCCCTAATGCTACTTGGTGACTAGCAAATTTTGCTTATCACAGTTTTTTGTTTCAGGTTTATATTATCCATATGATACGTCGACGCCTAAACGGCTCtgtatcaaacacaaaaacccAAACAAAAGCGGATCGGCCAGTGTCGCAGAAACAATAGTTCACATACTTAAGTTTGAATTTGTTACGAATACTTTATTTGAAATACGGAAGAGAAATCAGTCAAACTCCAGTAACTCTAATGCGGGGCTATACCAAAACTACTTGAGCCGAGCAGACGAagaacatttaaataacaataacaaatatCAGAATAATCTTGATAACAACCAAATCAAAAGTAAAGATAGAGTAAGCGTCGACTACTGCTCGTATCTAGAGAACGCTATTTTTGGAAGCTCTGCCATCATAGAAAACGTCCAGTTGGATAACCT
This genomic window from Cydia amplana chromosome Z, ilCydAmpl1.1, whole genome shotgun sequence contains:
- the LOC134661380 gene encoding MFS-type transporter SLC18B1-like; this translates as MENKTDERSPLIERTRSADKNDGVLRSVKGSSTNTLGSTADSMKSSEVAVSMWERRRVSPPAAGRRRAQSWSAGPPDDVGSDIRILRERLVRTQTRPRPGAMRRLTRRQRLTLASLALVDFMSFCSISVMAPFFPGEAKAKGLSDTVCGLVFSFYAIVMFITSPFMGKCLPIVGAKFMFTAGMFVAGFCNVLFGCLVLVEDSVMFTGLCFAVRGAAALGASAYSTASYVFVVNVFPDSIGSVLGILETFVGIGMSVGPAIGSLLYSIGGFGLPFYSIGIIMVLIVPINCLLLTDCEEIVTGSKSASVMGLFKIPSIMVTGLVIVVASNTWAFLDPTLEPHMRQLGLTTNQIGLVFLLFSSLYGIFSPIWGWVADRVHNHWCMMIWGLFLITVGLLLLGPCPYIPGLPTSVLWLDLVSLAILSVSVALTLLPTFQGVLTSSIYEGGCPEALATYSAVAGVWSCCYSLGEVSGPAMGGALTERYGFALSATICAVACFTVAVIALAFFSLRESSKWAMGASCSESLPRSDSTWSSGHFCTRSAPDSRLDTSPLLTPCSRSERGCLYYPYDTSTPKRLCIKHKNPNKSGSASVAETIVHILKFEFVTNTLFEIRKRNQSNSSNSNAGLYQNYLSRADEEHLNNNNKYQNNLDNNQIKSKDRVSVDYCSYLENAIFGSSAIIENVQLDNLLVKRNNKGLVSTMSNNCTDRKSTEDILRYNLEKVNFYENIEPCLPMDNISKTCECKDGVTFFTGTVALSSTGACEV